The Pochonia chlamydosporia 170 chromosome 1, whole genome shotgun sequence genome window below encodes:
- a CDS encoding peroxisomal targeting signal receptor (similar to Aspergillus terreus NIH2624 XP_001213937.1), with the protein MSFMGGAECSTAGNPLSQFQKHVQDDKTLQRDRLVGRGPGAQMGGFRSQAANAPQDEMMNGFLNGAPNLQQEFPMQAGPALNPAQQAPMRASSASPSWAQDFNGQPGMESAFKPPPGAHFSSDEFARFQQLNGQASSARSSPMQSTNMSSQMPQRPMMGVGMMNMGMGYGQTMFQPMYQNQPLQHQQPQQQQQPEGKGKGKLVELDDSKWEEQFAQLELQDQEAAKLKENEHDEANAAERELDEIDRAMQSETNEFGDFESLWKGIQAETAAARSLVNDETFFDQFDTEWSNENIPADFSMGDWGRFGDPVVESYLFEQENFFRDEKNAFDEGVRVMKEGGNLSLAALAFEAAVQQNPNHTEAWVYLGKAQAQNEKETAAIRAMEQALKLDPNNLEALMGLAVSYTNEGYDSTAYRTLERWLSVKYPNILDPKDLHPAAEMGFTDRQILHEKVTKLFIEAARLSPDGEHMDPDVQVGLGVLFYGAEEYDKAVDCFQSALHSSELGTSNQQEQVHLLWNRLGATLANSGRSEEAIAAYEHALSLSPNFVRARYNLGVSCININCHQEAASHFLAALEMHKSIEKSGRSKAHEILGDNAGSNVDEVIDRMSAQNRSSTLYDTLRRVFTQMGRRDLAEKTVAGVDPDIFRPEFDF; encoded by the exons ATGTCGTTCATGGGGGGAGCCGAGTGCTCCACGGCGGGGAATCCCTTGAGCCAGTTCCAAAAACACGTTCAAGATGACAAGACTCTACAGCGAGACCGACTCGTTGGCAGAGGACCTGGAGCCCAGATGGGCGGCTTTCGAAGCCAGGCTGCCAATGCACCCCAGGACGAG ATGATGAATGGTTTCCTCAATGGAGCTCCAAATCTTCAGCAAGAGTTCCCCATGCAGGCAGGCCCTGCACTGAACCCGGCACAACAGGCTCCGATGCGTGCCAGCTCAGCGTCGCCGTCATGGGCACAAGACTTCAACGGTCAGCCCGGCATGGAGTCGGCTTTCAAGCCTCCTCCCGGAGCTCACTTCTCGTCCGATGAATTTGCCCGATTCCAGCAGTTGAACGGTCAAGCATCGTCGGCCAGGTCCAGTCCAATGCAAAGCACAAACATGTCGAGCCAGATGCCGCAGCGGCCAATGATGGGCGTTGGCATGATGAATATGGGGATGGGATACGGCCAGACCATGTTCCAGCCCATGTATCAGAACCAACCgctccaacatcaacagccgcagcagcagcaacagcccgagggcaaaggcaaaggcaagtTGGTCGAGCTGGATGACAGCAAATGGGAGGAGCAGTTTGCGCAGCTCGAGCTGCAGGACCAAGAGGCCGCGAAGCTCAAGGAAAATGAGCACGACGAGGCCAATGCCGCCGAGCGGgagcttgatgagattgacaGAGCAATGCAATCTGAAACTAATGAGTTTGGTGACTTCGAATCCCTTTGGAAAGGAATCCAAGCTGAGACGGCTGCTGCTAGATCCCTGGTCAACGACGAGACCTTTTTCGATCAGTTCGATACCGAATGGAGCAACGAGAACATACCCGCCGACTTCTCCATGGGAGACTGGGGCCGATTCGGCGACCCTGTGGTCGAGAGCTACCTGTTTGAACAAGAAAACTTCTTCCGCGACGAAAAGAACGCATTCGACGAGGGTGTCCgggtgatgaaggagggCGGAAACCTGTCgcttgccgccttggcatTCGAGGCCGCGGTGCAGCAGAACCCCAACCACACCGAGGCGTGGGTGTACCTGGGCAAGGCACAGGCTCAAAATGAAAAGGAAACAGCAGCCATTCGTGCCATGGAGCAGGCGTTGAAGTTGGACCCGAACAACCTGGAGGCATTGATGGGCTTGGCCGTGTCATACACCAACGAGGGCTACGACAGCACCGCCTACAGGACGCTGGAGCGCTGGCTTTCCGTCAAGTACCCCAACATCTTGGATCCCAAAGACCTGCACCCGGCGGCCGAGATGGGCTTCACAGACCGTCAGATTCTTCACGAGAAGGTGACGAAGCTGTTTATCGAGGCAGCTCGGCTCAGTCCCGACGGCGAGCACATGGACCCTGACGTCCAGGTTGGTCTCGGCGTGTTGTTTTACGGTGCAGAGGAATACGACAAGGCCGTGGACTGCTTTCAGTCGGCGCTGCACTCATCCGAGCTCGGCACATCAAACCAACAAGAGCAAGTCCATCTACTCTGGAACCGACTTGGTGCGACGCTTGCCAACAGCGGCCGGTCAGAGGAAGCCATCGCGGCATACGAACACGCCCTTTCTCTGTCTCCCAACTTTGTTCGAGCCCGCTACAACCTTGGTGTCAGCTGCATCAATATAAACTGCCACCAAGAGGCCGCCTCGCACTTCCTAGCTGCGTTGGAAATGCACAAGTCCATTGAAAAGTCTGGACGAAGCAAAGCGCACGAAATTCTCGGCGACAATGCCGGTAgcaatgttgatgaggttATTGACAGAATGTCTGCACAGAACCGCAGCAGCACATTATACGATACTCTGCGGCGCGTGTTTACTCAGATGGGACGCAGAGATTTGGCGGAAAAGACGGTTGCTGGCGTTGACCCTGATATTTTCCGACCAGAGTTTGACTTTTAG